One segment of Polaribacter huanghezhanensis DNA contains the following:
- a CDS encoding aminotransferase class V-fold PLP-dependent enzyme yields MKNQKHLFDIPEGIHYLNTASLSASFKSVEEAGMKALKEKSKPYLIPVTDFFNPVITLKKLFAQLIDADDYNRIATIPSVSYGLSTVANNIKLNKGDEIVLIEEQFPSNYYVWEKLAKKHDALLKIVQQPTMQENKGKRWNEAILNSINDNTAFIALGNIHWTNGTIFDLKAIRKKTTEHNALLIVDGSQSVGAMEFSIKEIQPDALICAGYKWLFGPYGCGYAYFGAYFDDGEPIEENWSNRFNSENLSDLVNYEPRYKALANRYSVGEHASFIYVKMQIAALEQIIEWTPKAIQEYCKGITSDFVDVLKEKGCIIENFDDRAHHLFGVEIPEKINKAKLKETLSKNNVFVSFRGNYIRVSCHLFNTSKDLKVLSDCILAAL; encoded by the coding sequence ATGAAAAATCAAAAACATCTGTTTGACATTCCAGAAGGAATTCATTACTTAAACACCGCTAGCCTTTCTGCTTCTTTTAAATCTGTTGAAGAAGCAGGAATGAAGGCTCTTAAAGAAAAAAGCAAACCGTATTTAATTCCGGTTACAGATTTTTTTAATCCAGTTATTACCCTTAAAAAATTATTTGCGCAACTTATTGATGCCGATGATTATAATAGAATCGCAACGATTCCTTCTGTTTCTTACGGATTATCAACCGTTGCAAATAATATTAAATTAAATAAAGGCGATGAAATTGTGCTTATCGAAGAGCAATTTCCTAGCAATTATTATGTTTGGGAAAAATTGGCTAAAAAACATGATGCACTACTAAAAATTGTACAACAACCAACAATGCAAGAGAATAAAGGCAAACGTTGGAATGAAGCAATTTTAAACTCCATCAATGACAACACAGCTTTTATTGCACTAGGAAATATTCATTGGACAAACGGAACCATATTCGATTTAAAAGCAATCAGAAAAAAGACTACAGAACACAATGCGCTTTTAATTGTAGATGGAAGTCAATCTGTTGGCGCAATGGAATTCTCTATCAAAGAGATTCAGCCAGATGCATTAATTTGTGCTGGTTACAAATGGCTATTTGGTCCTTACGGTTGTGGTTACGCATATTTTGGAGCATATTTTGACGATGGTGAACCTATTGAAGAAAATTGGTCGAATCGTTTTAATAGCGAAAACTTAAGTGATTTAGTAAATTACGAACCGAGATACAAAGCACTAGCAAACAGATATTCTGTAGGAGAACACGCTAGTTTTATTTATGTGAAAATGCAAATTGCTGCTCTTGAACAGATTATTGAATGGACACCAAAAGCAATTCAAGAATATTGTAAAGGAATTACTTCTGATTTTGTTGATGTTTTAAAAGAGAAAGGTTGTATTATTGAAAATTTTGATGATAGAGCACATCATTTATTTGGCGTAGAAATTCCTGAAAAAATTAATAAGGCCAAATTAAAAGAAACCCTTTCTAAAAACAATGTGTTCGTTTCTTTTAGAGGAAACTACATTAGAGTTTCGTGTCACTTATTCAATACTTCAAAAGATTTAAAGGTTTTGTCTGATTGTATTTTAGCAGCTTTATAA